The DNA region CCGGATGCGGACGACCCTCAGCGTCGTCCCGCCCGCGGAGTACCAGGATCGAGTCGACGCACTCGCCGACGAGGCGGAGAACGGAACCGCCGAGGACAGGACTGCCGGGAACGGGACCGCTGCGAGCGCGACGGCCGGCACCCGGTCCGCTCCGGCCGGGGGAGTCGCCGGTCCGGCCTTCCGGTGACGGTAGGTTTTACTGCCGGCGGAGACCACCGCGACTATGCGTAAACGTTCACTCGCGGGCGAGTGGCAGTTTCGCCGCGAGGGCGGCGAGTGGCGGACGGGGACGGTCCCCGGCGGCGTCTACACCGACCTCCTGAACGCCGACGCGATCCCCGACCCGTTCGTCGAGGACAACGAACTCGACGTGCAGTGGGTCGGGAAGTCCGACTGGACCTACCGCCGCACCGTCGAGGTCGACGAGCGCCTGCTCGACCACGACCGGGTACTCCTGCAGTGCGACGGCCTCGACACCGTCGCCACCGTGTCGGTCAACGGCCAGGTCGTCGGCGAGTCCGTCAACATGCACGTCGGCCACGAGTTCGACGTGTCCGACGCCCTCGTTCCCGGCGAGAACGAGGTCACCGTCGCCTTCCGCTCGCCCGTCGAGTACGGCCAGGAGCGGGCCGCCGAGTACCCCTACGAGGTGCCCTGTATCCGCTACCCCGTCGACCAGCCCGGCCGCCCGTTCGTCCGGAAGGCCCAGTGTCACTACGGCTGGGACTGGGGCCCCTGCCTCCCGACGATGGGCATCTACCGCGACATCGCCGTCGTCGCCTACTCCGAGCCCCGCGTGCGCTACACCAAGACCGAACAGGACCACGACGGCGAGGGCGTCGACCTGACCGTCCGGGCGGGGGTCGACGCGCCGACCGCCGGCACCTACGACCTGACCGTCGAGGTGGCCGACACCGTGGTCACCGAGTCGGTCGACCTCGACGCCGGCGAACAGGACGTCGAGCTGACGGTCCCGGTCGACGAGGACGCCGTCGAACTGTGGTGGCCCAGCGGCTACGGCGACCAGCCGCTGTACGATCTGGACGTGTCGGTCGGCGACAGCGAGGGCCGCACCCACCACACGCACTCGGATCGCGTCGGCTTCCGCGAGGTCGACCTGGTCGTCGAACCGGACGACGCGGGAACGTCGTTCTACTTCGAGGTCAACGGCGAACCCGTCTACGCCAAGGGGGCCAACACCATCCCGACCTCGCCGTTCTACGGCGAGGTGACCGAGGAGCGCTACGAGCACCTGGTCCGCAGCGCCGCCGACGCCAACATGAACATGTTGCGGGTGTGGGGTGGCGGCTACTACGAGGAGGAGGCCTTCTACGACCTCTGTGACGAGTACGGCATCCTCGTCTGGCAGGACTTCATGTTCTCCTGCTCGCTCCACCCTGCGAACGACGAGTTCCTCGACACCGTCGAGGAGGAAGTCCGCTACCAGGTCCGCAGGCTCGCGAACCACCCCTCCGTCGCCGTCTGGTGTGCCAACAACGAGAACGAGGAGGCCGCCCAGAACTGGTTCGTCGAACACGACCACCACGAGGACCACCTCGACGACTACGCCGCCCTCTACGAGGAGACGGTCGGCCCGGCCTGCCGCGAGGAGGACCCCTCGCGGACGTACTGGCCGGGGTCGCCGTCCAGCGGCCCGGACGAACTCGAACCGTACGTCTTCGAGAAGGGCGACATCCACTACTGGGACGTGTGGCACCGGGGCCAGCCCTTCGAGGACTACCTGACCACCGAGCCGCGGTTCGTCTCCGAGTTCGGTTACCAGTCGTTCCCCTCCACCGATTCCCTCCGGACGGTCCTCGACGAGGCGGACTTCAACCCCACCTCGCCGATGATGGAACACCACCAGCGCAACCCCGGCGGCAACACCACCATCCTCCGCCGGATGGCCGACTACTTCCGGATCCCCTTCGACTTCTCTGAGTTCGTCTACCTCTCGC from Halosimplex halophilum includes:
- a CDS encoding beta-mannosidase, coding for MRKRSLAGEWQFRREGGEWRTGTVPGGVYTDLLNADAIPDPFVEDNELDVQWVGKSDWTYRRTVEVDERLLDHDRVLLQCDGLDTVATVSVNGQVVGESVNMHVGHEFDVSDALVPGENEVTVAFRSPVEYGQERAAEYPYEVPCIRYPVDQPGRPFVRKAQCHYGWDWGPCLPTMGIYRDIAVVAYSEPRVRYTKTEQDHDGEGVDLTVRAGVDAPTAGTYDLTVEVADTVVTESVDLDAGEQDVELTVPVDEDAVELWWPSGYGDQPLYDLDVSVGDSEGRTHHTHSDRVGFREVDLVVEPDDAGTSFYFEVNGEPVYAKGANTIPTSPFYGEVTEERYEHLVRSAADANMNMLRVWGGGYYEEEAFYDLCDEYGILVWQDFMFSCSLHPANDEFLDTVEEEVRYQVRRLANHPSVAVWCANNENEEAAQNWFVEHDHHEDHLDDYAALYEETVGPACREEDPSRTYWPGSPSSGPDELEPYVFEKGDIHYWDVWHRGQPFEDYLTTEPRFVSEFGYQSFPSTDSLRTVLDEADFNPTSPMMEHHQRNPGGNTTILRRMADYFRIPFDFSEFVYLSQLLQAEAMSTAIEHWRRRKPTTMGALYWQLNDLWPVASWSSVEYDGKWKAQQYAARRQFAPVLLSFHPSFEGRDGVDNAQAEDPDDEDWGDVTAQTLWVTSDETEPLSAQVSLEVVTFDGELVHEETVAVDVDAHESTELATVDREDLPEGVDPSEVMVRAAFEGDRDGGTVPESYPATAFFADYKRLDLPETDLAVEIDGADVTVAAEGAALFVELDPGTMPGAFSDNYVHLAPGEERTLAFDAYDGRRDALVEADLEDDLSVRHLRETY